One genomic window of Acidobacteriota bacterium includes the following:
- a CDS encoding TonB-dependent receptor, translating to MLVRFFTAFFVLAFCAGTLLAQGGQGELAGQVTDPSGAVISGAQVKLANASTGDTRSATTTATGNYRFAAVAPGSYTLELAAKGFKSVKVQNVVVSVGVVTTNDARMELGAATEQVTVEAGVQQVQTQESSLSGLIDRRVWQSMPLETRDQNSFVTLLAGAVQGNVALNANNGGTDRGAAVNGTRSGTGNYLVEGFDNNDQGLGGGGSIAANTGGANTTISPDAIEEYRVIEHNFSAEYGKAGGFVTDTVLKGGSNQWHGSLFEYNRVQALAANSFFSNAAGIKDSLVRNQFGGSFGGPIIKDKTFFFFTTEFRRDRSASPLSGHVLTQDFIDFVNNGQFQTFMESDPGGVCMQFTGETCPDGFADSSTLGPIYSTNLAPQGVPVCGSSSNCTFTEQDFFGGGAYTAGIQYPVHVFGNINVPQAFTLNQSRYTTKVDHKLGTNDSLTGTYLYDNADSVTQWNGGDSTFGLPLPNHARAMNAGITWSHTFSPTILNQARVAYTRHTANFPGDAASSAAGVPSIVTAFDPYAGAYGNSSGLPQFFTENEFQYKDDLSVTKGKHNIKIGASYDRTRNGSSFFTQFNGFFLPYGVEDILTDGKFGGDVDQSVFGYTYYGSWFYAQASIDPTKNPATRPIYYRGFRANELAAYVQDDWRVTPRLTLNLGVRWDYFGPPHNFQKGLDSNLFTGSKATPIVTDSENQFFPLNNPVYAGFATSTFQIKDSEIWKKDLNNFSPRIGFAWDAFGKQKFVIRGGFGIAYDRMYNNIFENLRFNPPKFSVATIFFQSAQSLPGAYTVPFGAQALFGSNLNTPNPRAIDQNLKTAYYEQTNFGFQYELARNLVLDTNYVGTWGRKLVGIANLNTYPGRTAGLQTDSLRPNPSVGNINLRTNGFNSNYNALQTTLTKRFSNGLQFNANYTWSKAIDEISDAFTPRGQTLNPTDSGNIGLDRGPADFDVKHRFVLSYSYELPIFKGNRWLSGWSTSAIVSLQSGVPFSLFSTNSSNDANKNGTSNDRLAYNGTGSITSVLTGASPAAGYFDTTKFGRLRGINQSFVPGVDLQCPASVNDGLWCEGPGTGQTGRNTLYGPNFQNIDMSFAKKFKITERTALQFQANFFNLLNRANFAVPVGNITSGSFGASTATVANPRVTQLALRFDF from the coding sequence ATGCTAGTTCGATTCTTCACCGCGTTTTTTGTTCTCGCCTTTTGCGCGGGAACCCTTCTGGCCCAAGGTGGTCAGGGTGAACTTGCCGGTCAAGTGACCGACCCATCGGGCGCCGTCATCTCTGGCGCACAAGTTAAGCTAGCCAACGCTTCCACCGGCGACACCCGGAGCGCAACGACAACCGCAACCGGAAACTATCGATTCGCCGCTGTCGCGCCCGGAAGCTACACTCTGGAACTTGCGGCAAAAGGCTTCAAGTCCGTCAAGGTTCAGAACGTTGTGGTCTCGGTTGGTGTCGTGACGACGAACGACGCAAGAATGGAATTAGGAGCGGCCACCGAGCAGGTGACAGTCGAGGCTGGCGTGCAGCAAGTGCAGACGCAGGAGTCTTCGCTGTCCGGTCTAATTGACCGCCGGGTCTGGCAATCGATGCCGCTCGAAACGCGCGACCAGAACAGCTTCGTCACGCTGCTGGCCGGCGCAGTTCAGGGCAACGTCGCTTTGAACGCGAACAATGGTGGTACCGACCGCGGCGCAGCCGTCAACGGCACGCGCAGCGGTACCGGCAATTACTTAGTGGAAGGCTTCGATAACAACGATCAGGGTCTCGGCGGCGGCGGATCGATCGCTGCAAACACCGGTGGAGCGAATACCACCATTTCGCCTGACGCGATCGAAGAATATCGCGTAATTGAGCACAACTTCTCCGCGGAATATGGCAAGGCCGGCGGATTCGTAACCGACACGGTACTCAAGGGCGGTAGCAACCAGTGGCACGGTTCGTTGTTTGAATACAACCGCGTCCAGGCTCTTGCGGCCAACAGTTTCTTCTCGAACGCCGCGGGCATCAAGGACTCACTGGTCCGTAACCAATTTGGCGGTTCCTTTGGCGGACCGATCATCAAGGACAAGACGTTCTTCTTCTTCACCACGGAGTTCCGTCGGGACCGCAGTGCTTCACCACTCAGCGGCCACGTGTTGACGCAGGATTTCATTGATTTCGTAAACAATGGCCAATTCCAGACGTTCATGGAGAGCGATCCGGGCGGCGTCTGCATGCAGTTTACGGGCGAAACCTGCCCGGATGGATTTGCGGATTCGTCGACGCTGGGACCCATCTACAGCACCAACCTTGCACCGCAGGGCGTGCCGGTTTGCGGCTCCAGTTCTAATTGCACCTTTACCGAGCAGGACTTCTTCGGAGGCGGAGCTTATACCGCTGGCATCCAGTATCCGGTCCATGTTTTCGGCAACATCAATGTTCCCCAGGCGTTTACTCTCAACCAGTCTCGCTACACAACGAAAGTCGATCACAAACTCGGAACCAACGACAGTCTTACCGGCACCTATCTGTATGACAATGCTGATTCCGTTACGCAATGGAACGGTGGTGACTCCACTTTTGGATTGCCGCTTCCCAACCATGCGCGCGCGATGAATGCGGGAATAACCTGGTCGCACACGTTCAGTCCGACCATCTTGAACCAGGCCCGGGTTGCATATACCCGTCACACCGCGAACTTCCCCGGCGATGCTGCTTCTAGCGCCGCTGGAGTGCCTTCGATCGTCACTGCGTTTGACCCTTATGCGGGCGCCTACGGCAACAGCAGCGGACTTCCGCAGTTCTTTACCGAGAACGAGTTTCAGTACAAGGACGACCTCTCGGTTACCAAAGGCAAACACAATATCAAGATCGGCGCCAGCTACGACCGGACCCGGAACGGCTCGAGCTTCTTCACACAGTTCAATGGGTTCTTCCTGCCCTACGGTGTGGAAGACATCTTGACCGACGGTAAGTTCGGTGGGGATGTTGATCAGTCGGTTTTCGGTTATACCTATTACGGTTCGTGGTTCTATGCACAGGCTTCCATTGATCCCACCAAGAATCCTGCGACTCGTCCCATTTACTACCGTGGTTTCCGGGCCAACGAACTCGCGGCTTACGTACAGGATGACTGGCGCGTTACGCCGCGTCTGACATTGAACCTGGGAGTACGCTGGGACTACTTTGGGCCCCCGCACAACTTCCAAAAGGGTCTGGACTCGAACCTCTTTACTGGGTCGAAGGCTACTCCGATCGTAACCGACAGTGAGAACCAGTTCTTTCCGCTTAACAACCCGGTGTACGCCGGATTTGCAACCTCAACGTTCCAGATCAAAGACAGTGAGATCTGGAAAAAAGATCTCAACAACTTTTCTCCTCGAATTGGTTTTGCCTGGGACGCTTTTGGAAAACAGAAATTTGTAATTCGTGGCGGCTTCGGCATTGCGTATGACCGGATGTACAACAACATCTTCGAGAACCTCCGGTTCAATCCGCCTAAATTCTCGGTAGCCACCATCTTCTTCCAGAGCGCTCAATCGCTTCCGGGTGCCTATACCGTCCCGTTTGGCGCCCAGGCGCTGTTCGGCAGCAATTTGAATACGCCGAATCCACGCGCGATCGACCAGAATCTGAAGACGGCGTACTACGAGCAAACCAACTTCGGTTTCCAGTACGAGCTTGCAAGGAACCTGGTTTTGGACACGAACTACGTCGGAACCTGGGGACGTAAGTTGGTTGGCATCGCCAACTTGAATACCTATCCCGGACGCACGGCTGGTCTGCAAACCGACAGTCTGCGGCCCAACCCATCCGTCGGCAACATCAACCTGCGCACGAATGGTTTCAACTCTAACTACAATGCTTTGCAGACGACTTTGACCAAACGCTTTTCGAACGGCTTGCAGTTCAACGCCAACTACACCTGGTCGAAGGCCATCGACGAAATCAGCGATGCGTTTACGCCTCGTGGACAGACTCTGAACCCGACCGATAGCGGCAACATCGGTCTTGATCGCGGGCCAGCCGACTTCGACGTGAAGCACCGGTTTGTCCTCAGCTACAGCTATGAACTGCCTATCTTCAAGGGCAATCGATGGCTGAGCGGATGGTCAACTTCGGCTATCGTCTCTCTGCAATCCGGCGTTCCGTTCTCCCTGTTCTCCACGAACAGCAGCAACGACGCGAACAAGAATGGCACCAGCAACGATCGCCTGGCCTACAACGGTACGGGGTCCATCACTAGTGTGCTCACGGGAGCAAGCCCCGCTGCTGGATATTTCGATACTACGAAGTTCGGAAGACTCCGTGGTATTAACCAGTCCTTTGTTCCGGGTGTCGACCTTCAATGTCCTGCGAGCGTCAACGATGGTCTCTGGTGTGAAGGCCCTGGCACCGGACAGACAGGTCGCAATACTCTGTATGGACCTAACTTCCAGAACATTGACATGAGTTTTGCCAAGAAGTTCAAGATCACGGAACGCACGGCTCTTCAGTTCCAGGCGAACTTCTTCAACCTCCTGAACCGAGCGAATTTCGCGGTTCCGGTCGGGAACATTACGTCGGGTTCATTCGGTGCCTCCACGGCTACCGTTGCCAATCCGAGAGTCACACAGCTCGCGCTGCGGTTCGATTTCTAG
- a CDS encoding DUF309 domain-containing protein yields MNMQDFWGDSLNLFNSARFFEAHEALEDLWREAPRSAPRRRHLQGLVQLAVAFHHHSTGNLVGASSVLERALNNLEEGERSFPELDFSQLRPELNLWIRCMNEDLRNPEAALSFPPLPQLVLREKSQ; encoded by the coding sequence TTGAACATGCAGGATTTCTGGGGAGACAGTCTCAATCTTTTCAATTCCGCTCGCTTTTTCGAAGCGCATGAAGCACTCGAGGACCTTTGGCGAGAAGCACCTCGCTCTGCGCCCAGGCGACGGCATCTGCAGGGGCTGGTTCAGCTCGCAGTCGCGTTCCATCACCATTCAACCGGAAATCTCGTAGGCGCCAGTTCTGTGCTAGAGCGCGCCCTCAACAATCTAGAAGAAGGAGAGCGGTCTTTTCCGGAACTGGATTTCTCACAGTTACGGCCAGAACTCAATCTCTGGATTCGGTGCATGAACGAAGATCTGCGCAATCCGGAAGCGGCACTCTCCTTCCCTCCGCTTCCTCAGTTGGTGCTTCGCGAGAAGTCGCAGTAG
- a CDS encoding DegT/DnrJ/EryC1/StrS family aminotransferase: MLAAIARVCDSQTFILGPEVEALEREIAALAGAADAVGCASGTEALWLALVAAGVKPGDLVLTTAFSFFASASSIVRAGATPVFVDVDAATLNLDPTQVARRLQSIGGKHVRAILPVHLYGQCADMDAFDSLAKEHDVAIVEDAAQAIGAEWSGKPAGSLGMTAAFSFYPTKNLSAYGDAGIVTTTHPEMAEHMRRLRNHGSPRRYYHDEFGWNGRIDAIQAAVLRVKLPHIADWNEKRRQHAATYDRLFEEAGLTSGPGFTPVRLLARRPQAKHVFHQYVIRAHRRDELRQFLAEQKIGSEIYYPLPLHLQPVFAYLGLKAGDLPVAEQAAQEVLALPMFPELTESEIQLVVATIADFYTGGVAGV; the protein is encoded by the coding sequence ATGCTGGCGGCGATCGCCCGGGTATGCGACTCGCAGACTTTCATTCTGGGACCCGAGGTTGAGGCACTGGAGCGCGAGATCGCTGCTCTGGCCGGCGCTGCCGACGCGGTTGGGTGCGCTTCCGGAACAGAGGCACTCTGGTTGGCTCTGGTCGCGGCGGGCGTAAAGCCGGGAGATTTGGTCCTCACTACCGCGTTCAGTTTTTTTGCTTCCGCCAGTTCGATTGTCCGCGCGGGAGCCACTCCGGTCTTTGTGGACGTCGATGCGGCCACGCTGAATCTTGATCCCACACAAGTCGCGCGGCGATTACAAAGTATTGGTGGCAAGCATGTGCGCGCGATCCTGCCGGTCCATCTTTACGGACAGTGCGCCGACATGGATGCCTTCGACAGCCTTGCCAAAGAACATGACGTAGCCATCGTCGAGGACGCAGCCCAGGCCATTGGAGCCGAATGGTCTGGCAAGCCCGCAGGGTCACTGGGCATGACGGCCGCCTTCAGTTTTTATCCCACCAAGAACTTGAGCGCCTACGGCGATGCGGGGATCGTCACCACGACGCATCCTGAAATGGCCGAGCACATGCGACGATTGCGGAATCACGGCAGCCCTCGCCGCTACTATCACGATGAGTTTGGATGGAATGGACGCATCGATGCCATCCAGGCGGCCGTGTTGCGAGTGAAGTTGCCGCACATTGCGGACTGGAACGAGAAACGCCGCCAGCATGCCGCAACCTACGATCGCCTGTTTGAGGAAGCGGGCCTAACCTCGGGACCGGGCTTCACTCCGGTGCGATTGCTGGCACGCCGTCCACAGGCGAAACATGTCTTTCACCAGTATGTAATTCGCGCCCACCGTCGCGACGAGTTGCGTCAATTTCTCGCTGAACAGAAAATTGGCAGCGAGATTTACTACCCATTGCCGCTGCACTTGCAGCCAGTCTTTGCGTATCTGGGATTGAAAGCGGGCGACCTGCCAGTAGCGGAGCAGGCGGCGCAGGAAGTGCTCGCTTTGCCGATGTTCCCGGAACTCACAGAATCGGAGATCCAACTGGTGGTGGCCACGATTGCAGATTTCTATACGGGCGGAGTTGCAGGCGTCTAG
- a CDS encoding SH3 domain-containing protein yields MPQSRQPLLVSLALVLVFLATISFEGCRRGRGRVLEIGYVSAPQVNLRDRVAAVFNKTGLVKNGERVEVLDRDRRFVRVRSASGSEGWMEQRYLVNEKVYNQIQKLSQDSKNDPVQGQGTTHSGTNLHVEPGRDTEHLYQLAQGEKMFLLRRSTAERPGTVAPPTKSSAKSDEKKEAQPVVEDWWLVRDVHDRVGWVLARMVDLDVPLDVAQYAEGQRIVAYFVLDEVRDGDKKVAQYLTILTEPRDGLPFDFSQIRVFTWNVKRHRYETAYRERLAGSLPVTVAQENFEKEGMLPTFIIRVKDDSGNVTERKYKLNTPMVRRVLAPGEEVGKKKQ; encoded by the coding sequence GTGCCCCAATCCCGCCAACCACTGCTTGTCTCGCTTGCTCTAGTCCTCGTGTTCCTGGCAACGATCTCGTTTGAAGGTTGTCGGCGTGGCCGCGGCCGTGTGCTGGAAATCGGTTACGTGTCGGCTCCGCAGGTGAATCTGCGCGATCGAGTGGCGGCTGTCTTCAACAAAACCGGACTCGTGAAGAATGGCGAGCGAGTTGAAGTGCTGGATCGCGATCGGCGTTTTGTGAGAGTCAGAAGCGCGAGTGGCTCCGAGGGCTGGATGGAACAGCGCTATCTGGTAAATGAAAAAGTCTACAACCAGATACAAAAGCTCTCGCAGGACAGCAAGAACGATCCCGTGCAAGGACAGGGAACGACGCACAGCGGCACGAACCTGCACGTCGAACCGGGACGCGATACCGAACACCTATATCAACTCGCCCAGGGAGAGAAGATGTTCCTCTTGAGGCGGAGTACTGCAGAAAGGCCTGGCACGGTCGCTCCTCCGACGAAGTCATCCGCGAAATCCGACGAAAAGAAAGAGGCTCAGCCTGTCGTAGAAGACTGGTGGCTGGTGCGTGACGTTCACGATCGCGTGGGATGGGTGCTGGCCCGCATGGTCGACCTGGATGTGCCCCTGGATGTGGCGCAATACGCTGAAGGCCAGCGCATCGTCGCCTATTTCGTACTCGACGAGGTGCGCGATGGCGACAAGAAGGTTGCACAGTATCTGACTATCCTCACCGAGCCTCGCGACGGACTGCCTTTTGACTTTAGTCAGATTCGCGTCTTCACATGGAACGTGAAACGTCACCGTTACGAGACTGCCTACCGGGAGCGGCTCGCAGGCAGTTTGCCCGTCACCGTAGCGCAGGAGAATTTTGAGAAAGAAGGAATGCTCCCGACGTTCATAATTCGAGTCAAGGACGACAGCGGGAATGTGACGGAGCGCAAGTACAAGCTGAATACGCCGATGGTGCGCAGAGTGCTCGCGCCCGGAGAAGAAGTGGGTAAGAAAAAGCAATAG
- a CDS encoding D-aminoacylase, with protein MRMKSLQLVACVVVACTASCFASDVLIKNVLLYDGSGKKPVRADVRIKGDHIAAIGKKLSPQKGEVVRDEHGLALAPGFIDMHSHHDGGIFDDLNAASVTRQGVTTVFVGQDGESNFPLADFFAHLEKTPAAINFASMVGHATIRAQVMGKDLFRPSSPEEIKKMRDLLAKELQAGAFGLSSGLEYEEGHFATTEEVIELSRVAAYKGGFYISHVRDEGNFVFDSFKEITRIGREGRVPVEITHIKLASPQVWHMAATRMPGVFANAKKQGVDLKADVYPYTYWHSTLRVLVTDRDFYNPERVAKGIADNGGAANLMIPKYVPDPTVAGKTLAQIAALWGVTPVEAYMRMIKATSSAKEGGEQEEVIGTSMTEDDVRWFIAHPRVMFSSDGALHGAHPRGAGAFPRVLGRYVREQHVLPLETAIHKMTMMPAAQLGLKDRGRIAPGYVADLVVFDPETVIDESTIQQPEAAPKGIPDVMVAGEWVVDGGKVTGAHPGRVLRHVKMVKR; from the coding sequence ATGCGAATGAAATCCCTGCAGCTGGTTGCCTGTGTGGTAGTTGCGTGTACCGCTTCGTGTTTTGCCTCCGACGTTCTCATCAAGAACGTTCTGCTCTACGACGGGAGCGGAAAGAAGCCCGTACGAGCGGACGTCCGGATCAAGGGCGACCACATTGCTGCGATTGGAAAGAAGTTGTCGCCCCAAAAGGGTGAGGTCGTCCGCGACGAGCATGGATTGGCGCTGGCTCCTGGCTTCATCGACATGCACAGTCACCATGACGGTGGAATTTTTGACGATCTCAATGCCGCCAGCGTGACGCGCCAGGGCGTTACGACCGTATTTGTCGGGCAGGATGGAGAGTCGAATTTTCCACTCGCTGATTTCTTTGCGCATCTCGAAAAGACTCCCGCGGCGATCAATTTCGCGAGCATGGTGGGACACGCGACGATTCGCGCCCAGGTGATGGGCAAGGATTTGTTTCGTCCGTCGTCGCCGGAAGAGATCAAGAAAATGAGAGACTTGCTCGCAAAGGAGTTGCAAGCGGGCGCGTTCGGTCTCTCCAGTGGATTGGAATATGAAGAAGGACACTTCGCCACCACCGAAGAAGTAATCGAGTTGTCGAGAGTTGCGGCGTACAAAGGCGGCTTCTACATCAGTCACGTTCGCGACGAAGGGAACTTCGTTTTCGACTCCTTCAAGGAGATCACGCGGATCGGCCGTGAGGGCAGGGTTCCGGTTGAGATCACGCACATCAAACTCGCGAGCCCGCAGGTTTGGCACATGGCGGCAACGCGCATGCCCGGCGTGTTTGCGAATGCAAAAAAACAAGGCGTCGACCTTAAGGCCGATGTCTATCCGTACACGTACTGGCATTCCACGCTGCGAGTGCTCGTGACCGACCGCGATTTTTACAATCCGGAAAGAGTGGCGAAGGGAATTGCCGACAACGGTGGTGCAGCAAATCTGATGATCCCGAAGTATGTTCCGGATCCGACCGTGGCGGGGAAGACGCTGGCCCAGATCGCGGCGCTTTGGGGCGTGACCCCGGTCGAAGCGTACATGCGCATGATCAAGGCCACCAGCTCCGCAAAGGAAGGTGGAGAGCAGGAAGAAGTCATTGGTACATCCATGACGGAAGACGATGTGCGCTGGTTCATCGCGCATCCGCGCGTGATGTTCAGCAGTGACGGAGCCCTCCATGGCGCGCATCCGCGTGGGGCTGGAGCGTTTCCCCGAGTGTTGGGACGCTACGTCCGCGAGCAGCACGTGCTTCCCTTGGAGACAGCGATCCACAAGATGACCATGATGCCGGCAGCACAATTGGGATTGAAGGATCGAGGCCGCATTGCACCCGGGTACGTTGCGGATCTCGTCGTGTTTGATCCAGAGACGGTAATCGATGAATCTACGATCCAGCAGCCTGAAGCCGCACCGAAAGGGATCCCCGATGTGATGGTGGCCGGCGAATGGGTGGTAGACGGCGGCAAAGTGACGGGGGCCCATCCCGGCCGGGTATTGCGTCATGTGAAGATGGTCAAGCGGTAG
- a CDS encoding 6-phosphofructokinase produces MSDIRCIGICTGGGDAPGLNAVIRAAVKAAILKYKWKVIGIPDGFDGLIWPERSFELTLKHVSGILPRGGTILGTTNRSSPFQYKAMENGQEVQRDISQQVIANSRKLGIDAIISIGGDGSMKIAQELHLEGLKIVGVPKTIDNDLCATEVTFGFDTALHTATDAVDKIHTTAESHHRVMLIEVMGRDAGWIALEAGVAGGAHIILIPEIPFTLEKICEHLALRERYGKRFTIVVVAEGVHLPAEMKHLSSRTMGVGNLVGDAIALLSHKEVRVSVLGYIQRGGSPSPYDRILATRFGVAAVDLIATGGFGKMVCLQQECIRAVNIVDAVGRLKTVDPKGEIVQAARAVGISFGD; encoded by the coding sequence ATGTCCGACATTCGGTGTATCGGTATCTGCACCGGGGGTGGAGATGCTCCCGGCCTCAATGCTGTCATTCGCGCGGCGGTGAAAGCTGCCATCCTGAAATACAAATGGAAAGTCATCGGAATTCCCGACGGTTTTGACGGCCTGATCTGGCCGGAGCGATCGTTTGAGCTCACGCTGAAACACGTCAGCGGAATCTTGCCGCGGGGTGGGACCATCCTGGGCACGACCAATCGAAGCAGTCCGTTCCAGTACAAAGCAATGGAGAACGGGCAAGAAGTGCAGCGCGACATCTCCCAGCAAGTCATTGCGAACTCGCGCAAGCTGGGCATCGACGCGATCATTTCGATTGGCGGCGATGGCTCGATGAAGATCGCACAGGAGCTGCATCTCGAGGGATTGAAGATTGTCGGTGTGCCCAAGACGATCGACAACGATCTCTGCGCCACTGAGGTCACCTTCGGATTCGATACCGCGCTGCATACGGCCACGGATGCCGTCGACAAGATTCACACCACCGCGGAATCGCATCATCGCGTGATGCTCATCGAAGTGATGGGACGCGATGCGGGCTGGATCGCGCTCGAAGCCGGTGTCGCTGGCGGCGCACACATCATTCTGATTCCCGAAATTCCGTTCACCCTGGAAAAAATCTGCGAGCACCTGGCGCTCCGTGAGCGTTACGGAAAGCGCTTCACCATTGTGGTGGTTGCAGAAGGAGTTCATTTGCCGGCGGAGATGAAGCATCTGTCGTCGCGCACGATGGGAGTCGGCAACCTGGTTGGCGATGCGATTGCCCTCTTGTCGCATAAGGAAGTCCGCGTCAGCGTGCTGGGATATATTCAGCGCGGAGGATCGCCTTCGCCTTACGACCGAATCCTCGCGACTCGCTTCGGCGTCGCAGCTGTCGACTTAATTGCTACGGGTGGCTTCGGGAAAATGGTTTGCCTGCAGCAGGAATGCATTCGCGCCGTAAACATCGTGGATGCGGTGGGACGTCTTAAGACCGTCGATCCAAAAGGCGAAATCGTGCAAGCCGCGCGCGCCGTCGGAATCAGTTTCGGAGATTGA
- a CDS encoding Ig-like domain-containing protein yields the protein MFTGRKLPLTLAFVVLVALAIGASCKGFFVDPTLTGITISPTSPQVEVGKTQQLSVFGTYDDGTRKQVKSGVNWSTVPTGIVTIDPSTSVMSGDAVGTTQLTADAQGLNATATATAFLGDISGLTVCTGTFNTGTCPAATWSVKTTVGGSQDYYAKGTSNSQPVDVTTVATWLVTPTPTAGAINCDATSSPAVCTIDQNTTTGSYVLTVTYPKLTPVTANIDVTPGP from the coding sequence ATGTTTACCGGGCGCAAACTGCCGCTTACGCTTGCTTTTGTTGTGCTTGTAGCTCTGGCTATTGGCGCCAGCTGTAAAGGGTTCTTCGTGGACCCGACACTGACAGGCATTACTATTTCTCCCACTTCGCCGCAGGTGGAAGTCGGTAAGACACAGCAGTTGTCGGTGTTCGGCACCTATGACGATGGAACTCGCAAGCAAGTGAAGAGTGGAGTCAACTGGTCTACCGTGCCCACAGGGATCGTGACGATTGACCCCAGTACGAGCGTAATGAGCGGCGACGCTGTTGGAACGACACAGCTGACAGCCGATGCTCAGGGTCTGAACGCAACCGCGACAGCCACCGCATTTCTTGGCGACATTAGCGGTCTTACAGTCTGCACGGGTACATTCAATACTGGAACGTGCCCCGCTGCGACGTGGAGCGTCAAAACCACGGTTGGCGGAAGTCAGGACTACTACGCCAAGGGTACTTCCAACAGCCAACCGGTCGACGTTACCACTGTGGCTACGTGGCTGGTCACACCGACCCCGACGGCGGGCGCGATTAACTGCGATGCTACTTCCTCTCCGGCAGTCTGCACGATTGACCAGAATACGACGACGGGCAGTTACGTCTTAACCGTTACGTATCCCAAACTCACCCCCGTTACTGCGAACATCGACGTGACGCCGGGCCCGTGA